The Brassica napus cultivar Da-Ae chromosome C1, Da-Ae, whole genome shotgun sequence DNA segment ATTCTTAATGGGCTTCTCACTGCTTTGAATCTCTGTTTCTTTCGTCGTCTCTCTCTTTACTCTGTTCTGCATCGATGGAGCAACCACCAGATCGAACGAAGCGACCATGGAGATTCTCGACGTTCGTCTACTCTTCTTCGATCTTATTCCTTCTCCTTTCTATACTCATACTCTTCTTCACCACGACCGATCTCTACAAATCCCAAACTCTGAGATTCACCTTCACCACGAATCGCATCTACACTTATCTTCAATCTCTCTTCTCCAATTCCAATTCCAAATCCGAAACTCCAAACACATCGCACTGCGTGTTATGGATGGCTCCTTTCCTCTCGAGCGGTGGCTACAGCTCCGAAGCGTGGTCCTACATCTTATCACTCCACCACAATCTCAAACCCTCTAAGTTTCGAATCACAATCGAGCACCACGGCGATCTCCAATCAATCGAGTTCTGGAACGGTTTAGCCACAGAGACGAAAGAGCTCGCGATCGAAATGCACAGAACAGAGTGTAGACCCAACGAGACGATCGTCGTCTGCCACAGCGAGCCTGGTGCATGGTATCCACCCTTGTTTGAGACTCTTCCTTGTCCTCCTTACGGTTACTACGGAGACTTTATGGCTGTGATTGGTAGAACAATGTTTGAGACTGATAGAGTCAATCACGAGCACGTGGAGCGATGTAACAAAATGGATCGTGTTTGGGTTCCTACTGAGTTTCATGTAGCGTCGTTTGTGAAAAGTGGTGTTGATTCTTCAAAGGTTGTTAAGATTGTGCAGCCTGTTGATGTTGAAGTGTTTGATCCTTTAAAGTATGAGCCTTTGGATTTGGTGGAGATTGGGGATTTGGTTTTGGGTTCTGGAGTtaggggtttgggtttagggtttgtgttcttgagtgtgTTTAAGTGGGAGCAGAGGAAAGGTTGGGATGTGTTGTTGAAAGCTTACTTGAGAGAGTTCTCTGGTGAAGACAATGTTGCTCTGTTTCTGTTGACTAACGCTTATCATTCAGATAGAGACTTCGGGAACAAGATTGTTGATTTTGTGAAAGAGTTGAATTTTAAAGAGGGGGGAGATGGTTACCCTTTTGTTTATGTGATTGATAAACACATAGCTCAAGTCGATTTGCCTCGGTTGTACAAAGCGGCTGATGCGTTTGTGTTGCCCACGAGAGGAGAAGGATGGGGACGGCCGATAGTGGAGGCAATGGCGATGTCTTTGCCTGTGATTGCAACGAACTGGTCTGGGCCCACAGAGTATCTGACGGAAGAGAATGGTTACCCGTTGGTGGTTGAGGAGATGAGTGAAGTGAAGGAAGGTCCTTTTGAAGGGCATCAATGGGCAGAGCCGTCTGTGGATAAGCTTAGGGTACTGATGAGGCGGGTAATGAGTGAACCT contains these protein-coding regions:
- the LOC106381182 gene encoding uncharacterized protein LOC106381182, which translates into the protein MEQPPDRTKRPWRFSTFVYSSSILFLLLSILILFFTTTDLYKSQTLRFTFTTNRIYTYLQSLFSNSNSKSETPNTSHCVLWMAPFLSSGGYSSEAWSYILSLHHNLKPSKFRITIEHHGDLQSIEFWNGLATETKELAIEMHRTECRPNETIVVCHSEPGAWYPPLFETLPCPPYGYYGDFMAVIGRTMFETDRVNHEHVERCNKMDRVWVPTEFHVASFVKSGVDSSKVVKIVQPVDVEVFDPLKYEPLDLVEIGDLVLGSGVRGLGLGFVFLSVFKWEQRKGWDVLLKAYLREFSGEDNVALFLLTNAYHSDRDFGNKIVDFVKELNFKEGGDGYPFVYVIDKHIAQVDLPRLYKAADAFVLPTRGEGWGRPIVEAMAMSLPVIATNWSGPTEYLTEENGYPLVVEEMSEVKEGPFEGHQWAEPSVDKLRVLMRRVMSEPDEAKVKGRRGREDMVKKFAPEVVSKVVADQIERIFEEKIRR